The sequence ACGGCGCTCGACGCGCGCCGCGCCGGGGTGGGGTCACACCGAGCGCGCCGGCGTCACGCCGGAGACGGCGTCGCGGTACCCAGGATCACGGCGAGCAGTTGATCGATTCTCCGCTTCAGTTCGGCGGCCGTCTGCCGAAACGCGCGAGACCGGTCTTCTTCCGATCCCGGCACCGCCGATGGATCGTCGAAGCCCCAGTGCAATCTCACCGGGGCGGCGGGGAACACCGGGCACGACTCGCGGGCGCTGTCGCACAGCGTGATTACGTAATCGAAGTGCTGCCCGGCGAATTCGTCCACGTGTTTCGAGCGCTGCCCGCCAAGATCGACGCCGAACAACCCACGAACCGCCTCCACCGCGAGCGGGTGGACGGTCGACGGTGCGGTGCCGGCGCTCTGCGCCTCCACCGCACCGCGGCTCACATATCGCAGGATCCCCTCGGCCATCTGTGACCGGGCCGAGTTATGCGTACAGAGAAAGAGCACCCGCGGCGTCGCCCCCGTCATGTGGCCGAGTCCGGCGTCGGGCGTTGCGCGGTACCGGGTTTCCGGGCGCGTACAAATGCGCTCATGAACCTGTCGCGTACCAGGGGAGCAACCGCGTCGACGTCGATGCCGTGGCCGGAGAGAAACGCACGGGCGTCGTCGACATTGTACACCCGCGTCGGCTCGACGCTGATGTCCTGGAACCCGGCGCGCCTCAGCCCAGCCACGTAGTCGGTCTCCTCCAACGCCCCGGCGACACACCCGACCCACAACTCCATGCTCCGCCGAATCTCCGCGGGGACCTCGCCGCGCACCACCACGTCCGAGAGCGCCAGCCGCCCTCCCGGCCGGAGCACCCGGAAGGCCTCCGCGAAGACCTGGTCCTTGTCGCCGGACAGATTGATGACGCAGTTGGAGATGATGACGTCCACGGCCTGGTCCGGCAGTGGAATGCGCTCGATCTCGCCCTTGAGGAACTCCGCGTTTGCGACGCCGGCCTTCCGCTGATTTTCCCAGGCCAGCGCGAGCATCTCGTCGGTCATGTCGAGCCCGTAGGCCTTGCCGGCGGAGCCGACACGCTTCGCGGAGAGCAGGACATCGATGCCGCCGCCCGAGCCCAGGTCCAGCACGATCTCGCCGAGCGCCAGGCGCGCCAGAGCCGTCGGGTTGCCGCAACCGAGGGACGCCTGGACCGCTTCCGCGGGAAGCGCCGCGATCTCCGCCGCGGCGTACAGATTCGACGTGATCGGGTCGTCGCCGGCCGACGCGGCACCGCAACACCCGCTCCCGCCGCAACACGACGCCTCGCCGCCGCCCACGCGCCGGGCCGCCTCGGCGTACCGTTCCCGGACAACATCCTTGAGATCCATCTGCCGCCCCCTCCCCGTTATCGATCCTTGCCGCCCAGTTTTCCGACCCAGACGATCTCCTGCGGTCGCACGGCCCGATTCCTCGTGCAGCACTCCGCGTAGAGAAACCCCAACAGCTCGCCGAGCGTGTCGGTGTTTGCCGCGTACCTCAAATACGTGCCCTCGCGTGTGACGGACACCAGCGCCTCCTGACGCAGTTTGTCCAGGTGGTGCGACAGCGTCGACGCGGGGATGCCGAGCTCGGTTTGGATGTCCCCGACCACCAGGCCTTCCGGGTGCGCGGACAGCAGGAGCCGCATGATCCGAAGCCGCGGCTCCGTCCCCATGGCCGAGAACATGTCCGCGTATCTGGCGACGTCGTCAACGGACAGAACCTGCTTTGTCTCGCCGCCGGTCGCCATTAGCCTTCGTGATGCGCTGTTCCCGGGATCATGATTATTCGATAGTATTCGAATAATAGAATAATGTCAAGAGGCGCCGATGAGATGAATTGACACCCGCGCGACTACGTTGCTATGATGCTAATCACCGATGATTAACTACAACGCGCTTTTCCCGACGGCGGCGCGTCGGGCCCGTGAGAGTGCGCCGTCCTCCAGTCCGCGGCTGGACGGCGGTGCGCGAGGCGCCGCCTGATGGAAGCCGACTCTCCGGCACCGGCACAGCGCGTCACGCGGGCCCCGAACGGACACCCGCGCGGCCTTAGAGAGCAGCACC is a genomic window of bacterium containing:
- a CDS encoding arsenate reductase ArsC, with translation MTGATPRVLFLCTHNSARSQMAEGILRYVSRGAVEAQSAGTAPSTVHPLAVEAVRGLFGVDLGGQRSKHVDEFAGQHFDYVITLCDSARESCPVFPAAPVRLHWGFDDPSAVPGSEEDRSRAFRQTAAELKRRIDQLLAVILGTATPSPA
- a CDS encoding metalloregulator ArsR/SmtB family transcription factor; its protein translation is MATGGETKQVLSVDDVARYADMFSAMGTEPRLRIMRLLLSAHPEGLVVGDIQTELGIPASTLSHHLDKLRQEALVSVTREGTYLRYAANTDTLGELLGFLYAECCTRNRAVRPQEIVWVGKLGGKDR
- a CDS encoding arsenite methyltransferase, which encodes MDLKDVVRERYAEAARRVGGGEASCCGGSGCCGAASAGDDPITSNLYAAAEIAALPAEAVQASLGCGNPTALARLALGEIVLDLGSGGGIDVLLSAKRVGSAGKAYGLDMTDEMLALAWENQRKAGVANAEFLKGEIERIPLPDQAVDVIISNCVINLSGDKDQVFAEAFRVLRPGGRLALSDVVVRGEVPAEIRRSMELWVGCVAGALEETDYVAGLRRAGFQDISVEPTRVYNVDDARAFLSGHGIDVDAVAPLVRDRFMSAFVRARKPGTAQRPTPDSAT